One stretch of Saccharopolyspora erythraea DNA includes these proteins:
- a CDS encoding metal-dependent hydrolase: protein MSDQHEHLDPGEPDRVALHARDVEFDWAELPMHWIPGEPFATHMINVLHLLLPEGERWFVEVFKQALPLIRDEHLLEDVRGFIGQEAMHAESHQGVIDHFDAHGLDTTRYVEQVTWMFRKVLGDRPYEGERREEWLVERLALVAAIEHFTAFLGQWILDADALDEAGADPTMLDLLRWHGAEEVEHRSVAYDLYMHVDGRYGRRARAMVIAGFALFVLWTRGVRYLMRHDPVLRGSRKARWRDLLRSGRLGITPSLWQLLRAFPSFFRRSYHPSQHGSTSQAIAYLAKSPAAQSAEH, encoded by the coding sequence ATGTCCGATCAGCACGAGCACCTCGACCCCGGGGAGCCGGACCGGGTCGCGCTGCACGCCCGCGACGTCGAGTTCGACTGGGCGGAGCTGCCGATGCACTGGATCCCCGGCGAGCCCTTCGCCACCCACATGATCAACGTGCTGCACCTGCTGCTGCCCGAGGGCGAGCGGTGGTTCGTCGAGGTGTTCAAGCAGGCGCTGCCGCTGATCAGGGACGAGCACCTGCTGGAGGACGTGCGGGGCTTCATCGGCCAGGAGGCCATGCACGCCGAGTCCCACCAGGGCGTCATCGACCACTTCGACGCGCACGGCCTGGACACCACCCGCTACGTCGAGCAGGTCACCTGGATGTTCCGCAAGGTGCTCGGCGACCGCCCGTACGAGGGGGAGAGGCGGGAGGAGTGGCTGGTCGAGCGGCTGGCGCTGGTCGCGGCCATCGAGCACTTCACCGCCTTCCTCGGGCAGTGGATCCTCGACGCCGACGCGCTCGACGAGGCCGGCGCCGACCCGACCATGCTGGACCTGCTGCGCTGGCACGGAGCCGAGGAGGTCGAGCACCGGTCGGTGGCCTACGACCTCTACATGCACGTCGACGGCCGGTACGGGCGCCGGGCGCGGGCCATGGTGATCGCCGGCTTCGCGCTGTTCGTGCTGTGGACGCGGGGAGTGCGGTACCTGATGCGCCACGACCCGGTCCTGCGCGGTTCGCGCAAGGCGCGCTGGCGCGACCTGCTGCGCTCCGGCCGGCTGGGCATCACGCCGTCGCTGTGGCAGCTGCTGCGGGCCTTCCCCTCGTTCTTCCGCCGCTCCTACCACCCGTCTCAGCACGGGTCGACCAGCCAGGCGATCGCCTACCTGGCCAAGTCGCCCGCGGCCCAGTCCGCCGAGCACTGA
- the selB gene encoding selenocysteine-specific translation elongation factor: MHVVATAGHVDHGKSTLVRALTGMEPDRWSEERRRGLTIDLGFAWTTLADGCTVAFVDVPGHQRFVPNMLAGIGPVPAVLFVVAADEGWMPQSTEHLDALDALGVRHGLLAVTRCDLADPEPAIAEARDRLNQSSLAHSPVVRVSGATGAGLDGLRAALDELVHRLPAPNPDADVRLWVDRSFSIRGAGTVVTATLAAGTLRTGMRLRLGSSGREVAIRGMQSLGSPVPEARAVSRVAVNLRGVEAAETGRGDVLLSPGRWLDTDLVDVRLSGSVAKELPRELALHIGSASVPVRVRPLDVDTARLALRAPLPLRIGDRALLRESGGRQARAGALVLDVRPPELDRRGAAQRRALELATMDGRPDGAAELRRRRVVRADELRAMGAVPPAEGDWLIDPAHRDQLAAQLAGLLDRHRREHPLEDGVPAEMARRALDLPDPDLLPVVLAAPAASGISLDGGRLRLGPAPLPEPLSRALGTVRDKLTAHPFEAPTADELAELGLGEKELAAAERAGELLRIAPGIVLLPGADRHAIDQLSGLPAPFTVSQARRALGTTRRVAVVLLEFLARRGRTRRLPDGTHQVVSHTR; this comes from the coding sequence ATGCACGTCGTCGCCACCGCCGGACACGTCGACCACGGCAAGTCCACCCTGGTCAGGGCGCTGACCGGGATGGAGCCCGACCGCTGGTCGGAGGAACGCCGCCGCGGGCTGACCATCGACCTGGGCTTCGCCTGGACCACGCTGGCCGACGGCTGCACCGTCGCCTTCGTCGACGTGCCCGGGCACCAGCGCTTCGTGCCGAACATGCTCGCCGGGATCGGGCCGGTGCCCGCGGTGCTGTTCGTCGTGGCCGCTGACGAGGGCTGGATGCCCCAGTCGACCGAGCACCTCGACGCCCTCGACGCGCTCGGGGTGCGCCACGGTCTGCTGGCGGTGACCCGCTGCGACCTCGCCGACCCGGAGCCCGCGATCGCCGAGGCGCGGGACCGGCTGAACCAGAGCTCGCTGGCACACAGCCCGGTCGTGCGGGTCAGCGGCGCGACCGGCGCGGGGCTCGACGGCCTGCGCGCCGCGCTCGACGAGCTGGTGCACCGCCTGCCCGCGCCGAACCCCGACGCCGACGTCCGGCTGTGGGTCGACCGCTCCTTCTCGATCCGGGGCGCGGGCACGGTCGTCACCGCCACGCTGGCCGCGGGAACCCTGCGCACCGGCATGCGGCTGCGGCTCGGGTCGTCGGGCCGCGAGGTGGCGATCCGGGGCATGCAGTCCCTGGGCTCCCCTGTGCCGGAGGCCCGCGCGGTGTCCCGCGTTGCGGTGAACCTGCGCGGGGTGGAGGCCGCCGAGACCGGCCGGGGCGACGTGTTGCTCTCACCCGGGCGCTGGCTGGACACCGATCTCGTGGACGTGCGGCTGAGCGGATCGGTCGCCAAGGAGCTGCCGCGCGAGCTCGCGCTGCACATCGGTTCGGCCTCGGTGCCGGTCCGCGTCCGCCCGCTCGACGTCGACACCGCGCGCCTCGCGCTGCGCGCGCCGCTGCCGCTGCGCATCGGCGACCGCGCGCTGCTGCGCGAGTCCGGTGGGCGGCAGGCGCGCGCGGGCGCGCTCGTGCTGGACGTCCGGCCTCCCGAGCTCGACCGGCGCGGTGCGGCCCAGCGGCGGGCGCTGGAGCTGGCCACGATGGACGGCCGCCCCGACGGTGCGGCCGAGCTGCGTCGGCGCCGCGTGGTCCGCGCGGACGAGTTGCGCGCGATGGGCGCCGTCCCGCCCGCCGAAGGCGACTGGCTGATCGACCCCGCCCACCGCGACCAGCTGGCCGCCCAGCTGGCGGGCCTGCTCGACCGGCACCGGCGCGAACACCCGCTGGAGGACGGCGTCCCGGCCGAGATGGCCCGGCGCGCGCTCGACCTTCCCGACCCGGATCTGCTGCCCGTCGTGCTGGCCGCACCCGCGGCCTCCGGCATCTCGCTGGACGGCGGCCGGCTCCGCCTGGGCCCGGCCCCGCTGCCGGAGCCGCTGAGCCGGGCGCTGGGCACCGTCCGCGACAAGCTCACCGCCCACCCGTTCGAAGCGCCCACTGCCGACGAGCTCGCCGAGCTCGGCCTGGGCGAGAAGGAACTCGCCGCGGCCGAGCGAGCGGGTGAACTGCTGCGGATCGCACCGGGCATCGTGCTGCTGCCGGGCGCCGACCGCCACGCTATCGACCAGCTGTCCGGGCTTCCGGCTCCGTTCACCGTCAGCCAGGCACGCCGCGCGCTGGGCACAACCCGGCGGGTCGCAGTGGTGCTGCTGGAGTTCCTCGCCCGGCGCGGGCGAACGAGGCGACTGCCCGACGGCACCCACCAGGTCGTTTCGCACACCCGCTGA
- a CDS encoding NAD(P)-dependent oxidoreductase → MAVAVPRLTVLCVGARCGGAERFRPVGRRAVRAGARWWSCSSAQGWDSDPNPRPPRPGGSRREQRSARTTTKKGSPMSTERGRTVAVLGTGIIGAAVARNLGRASFDVRVWNRTRSKAEALTDAGAVVAATPADAVRHAGIVLTALNDGPRVREAVEAAAPGLAEGAVWAQLSTVGVHAVAPLAAFAEEHGLVFVDSPVVGTRQPAEQGQLVVMASGPEPAREALRPVFEVIGKRTLWVSDDGAGGASSRLKLALMSWAFALTHGTAEALAIAEGLGVDPRQVLEVIEGGPMDNAYLQLKGAAILGEDYTPSFTVANAEKDSRLIVEAAEQAGVRADLVEAGLRRYRRAAEAGHGGKDMAASYLASFG, encoded by the coding sequence ATGGCGGTAGCCGTGCCGCGGCTCACGGTCCTCTGCGTGGGCGCGCGATGCGGCGGAGCTGAGCGGTTCCGCCCCGTCGGTCGCAGAGCTGTACGCGCGGGCGCCCGCTGGTGGTCGTGCTCCTCGGCTCAGGGCTGGGACAGCGATCCCAACCCGCGGCCTCCTCGTCCCGGTGGTTCGCGCCGGGAGCAACGAAGCGCAAGAACAACAACGAAGAAGGGAAGTCCGATGTCGACCGAACGTGGGCGCACCGTGGCGGTGCTGGGCACCGGCATCATCGGCGCCGCCGTCGCGCGCAACCTCGGCCGGGCCTCGTTCGACGTGCGGGTCTGGAACCGCACGCGCTCGAAGGCCGAAGCGCTGACCGACGCGGGCGCGGTCGTCGCGGCCACCCCGGCGGATGCCGTCCGGCACGCGGGAATCGTGCTGACCGCGCTCAACGACGGGCCACGGGTGCGGGAGGCGGTCGAGGCCGCCGCCCCCGGCCTCGCCGAGGGCGCCGTGTGGGCTCAGCTCAGCACCGTCGGCGTTCACGCCGTGGCGCCGCTGGCGGCGTTCGCCGAGGAGCACGGCCTGGTCTTCGTCGACTCGCCCGTCGTGGGCACCCGCCAGCCGGCCGAGCAGGGACAGCTGGTGGTGATGGCCTCGGGGCCGGAGCCGGCGCGCGAGGCGCTGCGTCCGGTGTTCGAGGTGATCGGCAAGCGGACGCTGTGGGTCTCCGACGACGGTGCAGGCGGGGCGAGCTCCCGGCTCAAGCTCGCGCTGATGAGCTGGGCGTTCGCGCTGACCCACGGCACCGCGGAGGCGCTAGCCATCGCCGAGGGCCTGGGCGTGGATCCCCGCCAGGTCCTCGAGGTGATCGAGGGCGGGCCGATGGACAACGCCTACCTGCAGCTCAAGGGTGCGGCGATCCTCGGCGAGGACTACACGCCGAGCTTCACCGTCGCCAACGCCGAGAAGGACTCGCGGCTGATCGTGGAAGCCGCCGAGCAGGCCGGTGTCCGGGCCGACCTGGTGGAGGCGGGCCTGCGGCGCTACCGCAGGGCGGCCGAGGCCGGGCACGGCGGCAAGGACATGGCCGCCAGCTACCTGGCGAGCTTCGGATGA
- a CDS encoding M24 family metallopeptidase — MSHSPVPDPAQYARFRELQRLAYSAAEAVARGLEPGVTEREAAARLRHHLVERGVQDWFHAPFAWFGGRTAFGGFKVPLQFFPTRGRLEEGMPFILDCAPVRSGYVADIGYSGCLGANRIHDRLMDDLAAYREPIVEQVRAGRRLSDIYRAADALISEQGYDNRHQVYPGRVIAHQVGLARFRLPRFVAAGSGIRQDRKVTR, encoded by the coding sequence ATGTCCCACAGTCCTGTCCCCGACCCGGCGCAGTACGCCCGGTTCCGGGAACTCCAGCGGCTCGCGTACTCGGCGGCCGAAGCCGTGGCGCGGGGGTTGGAGCCCGGCGTCACCGAACGGGAGGCGGCCGCGCGGCTGCGGCACCACCTCGTGGAGCGCGGTGTGCAGGACTGGTTCCACGCCCCGTTCGCCTGGTTCGGCGGCCGCACGGCCTTCGGCGGGTTCAAGGTGCCGCTGCAGTTCTTCCCGACCCGCGGGCGGCTCGAGGAGGGCATGCCGTTCATCCTGGACTGCGCACCGGTGCGCAGTGGCTACGTCGCCGACATCGGCTACTCGGGATGTCTCGGCGCCAACCGCATTCACGACAGGCTGATGGACGACCTGGCCGCCTATCGCGAGCCGATCGTCGAGCAGGTGCGGGCCGGGCGCAGGCTCAGCGACATCTACCGGGCCGCGGACGCGCTGATCAGCGAGCAGGGCTACGACAACCGGCACCAGGTCTACCCGGGGCGCGTGATCGCCCACCAGGTCGGCCTGGCCCGTTTTCGGCTGCCGAGGTTCGTCGCGGCGGGCTCCGGCATCCGGCAGGACAGGAAGGTGACGCGATGA
- a CDS encoding SDR family oxidoreductase, translated as MTRRMVTTSDGLSLAVWEHGDPDRPTVVAVHGYPDDHSVWDGVVRVLAEDYHVVAYDVRGAGESDKPRERAAYRLDRLVGDLVAVLDAVSPDRPAHLLAHDWGSIQTWQAVTEEQLRERIASFTSISGPCLDHAGAWMRGQWRRPTPRNLRQLLTQLAFSGYIGFFQLPVLPELAWYSGAMTRLLSTVEKMDPAAGGTPPRPRIADGVRGLELYRANMMPRLSAPRVRRTSVPVQVLAPTGDPFVSTPLQAAAARWVPEMRIRRLPGGHWLPRTRPGLIARCAAELVENVESGAEPRSLRQARVGSGRFADRLVVITGAGSGIGRATALELAERGAEIVAADVDEKAAARTAELAALLGPGATPYQVDVSDGKAMQRFAEDVRARFGVPDIVVNNAGIGMAGPFADTTPEDWERVIDVNLWGVIHGCRVFARQMTERGEGGRIVNIASAAAYLPSRTLPAYSTTKAAVLALSQCLRAELASAGIGVTAVCPGLVSTGITSTTRFVGAGEEEQGRRRLAATALYRRRGFTPERAAAGIVRAIERDAAVAPITAEARAGLVLSRLTPGLLRAAARIEANPR; from the coding sequence ATGACGCGCCGAATGGTGACCACCAGCGACGGGCTCTCCCTCGCGGTCTGGGAGCACGGCGATCCGGACCGGCCGACCGTGGTCGCGGTGCACGGCTACCCCGACGACCACTCGGTGTGGGACGGCGTCGTGCGGGTGCTCGCCGAGGACTACCACGTCGTCGCCTACGACGTCCGCGGCGCGGGAGAGTCGGACAAGCCCCGTGAGCGGGCGGCCTACCGGCTCGACCGGCTCGTCGGCGACCTGGTCGCCGTGCTCGACGCGGTGAGCCCGGACCGGCCCGCGCACCTGCTCGCCCACGACTGGGGCTCGATCCAGACCTGGCAGGCGGTCACCGAGGAGCAGCTTCGGGAGCGCATCGCCTCGTTCACCTCCATTTCCGGGCCGTGCCTGGACCACGCCGGGGCGTGGATGCGCGGGCAGTGGCGCAGGCCGACTCCCCGCAACCTGCGCCAGCTGCTCACGCAGCTGGCGTTCTCCGGCTACATCGGGTTCTTCCAGCTGCCGGTCCTGCCGGAGCTGGCCTGGTACAGCGGCGCGATGACGCGGCTACTGTCCACTGTGGAGAAGATGGACCCGGCGGCAGGCGGAACCCCGCCGCGGCCGCGGATCGCCGACGGCGTGCGCGGGCTGGAGCTGTACCGGGCCAACATGATGCCGCGGCTGTCCGCTCCCCGTGTCCGGCGCACCAGCGTGCCGGTCCAGGTGCTGGCGCCGACCGGCGACCCGTTCGTGAGCACCCCGCTGCAGGCCGCGGCCGCGCGCTGGGTGCCGGAGATGCGGATCCGGCGGCTGCCCGGAGGGCACTGGCTGCCCCGCACGCGGCCCGGGCTGATCGCCCGGTGCGCCGCCGAGCTGGTCGAGAACGTGGAGTCCGGCGCCGAACCGAGGTCGCTGCGGCAGGCCCGGGTGGGTTCGGGCCGGTTCGCCGACCGGCTGGTCGTCATCACCGGCGCGGGCAGCGGCATCGGGCGCGCCACCGCGCTGGAGCTGGCCGAACGGGGCGCCGAGATCGTCGCCGCCGACGTCGACGAGAAGGCCGCCGCGCGCACCGCCGAGCTGGCCGCGTTGCTGGGCCCCGGTGCGACGCCGTACCAGGTCGACGTCTCCGACGGGAAGGCGATGCAGCGCTTCGCCGAGGACGTCCGCGCCCGGTTCGGCGTACCCGACATCGTGGTCAACAACGCCGGGATCGGGATGGCCGGGCCCTTCGCCGACACCACCCCCGAGGACTGGGAACGGGTCATCGACGTCAACCTGTGGGGCGTCATCCACGGCTGCCGCGTGTTCGCGCGGCAGATGACCGAGCGGGGCGAGGGCGGGCGGATCGTCAACATCGCCTCCGCCGCGGCGTACCTGCCCTCGCGCACGCTGCCCGCCTACTCCACGACCAAGGCCGCGGTGCTGGCGCTGAGCCAATGCCTGCGCGCCGAGCTCGCCTCCGCGGGCATCGGGGTCACGGCGGTCTGCCCCGGGCTGGTCAGCACCGGCATCACCTCGACGACCAGGTTCGTCGGCGCCGGGGAGGAGGAGCAGGGCAGGCGCAGGCTGGCCGCGACCGCGTTGTACCGGCGGCGCGGCTTCACCCCGGAGCGGGCGGCGGCCGGCATCGTCCGCGCCATCGAGCGGGACGCCGCCGTCGCGCCGATCACCGCCGAGGCCCGCGCCGGCCTGGTGCTCTCGCGGCTGACACCCGGTCTGCTGCGCGCCGCCGCCCGCATCGAGGCGAACCCGAGGTAA
- the selA gene encoding L-seryl-tRNA(Sec) selenium transferase, whose product MGDPRRRVPATDDVLGAAPVAAAASRLGRGLVKQAVHDAQRRARAGEIEPEQVLAATLEALPRSASGIRPVLNATGVVLHTNLGRAPLSQAAIDAVREAAGTTNVELDLTTGARGKRGESALAALLEAVPGAEAAHVVNNGAAALALAATALAQDREIVLARGELVEIGDGFRIPELLTSTGARLREVGATNRVHRADYLDAVGPETGFVLKVHPSNFVISGFTSSVPVAELSGLDVPLVVDIGSGLLRPHPALPDEPDAATTLAAGADMVIASGDKLLGGPQAGIVLGRAELVRGLARHPLARALRVGKLTLAALEATLRGPDTPVENALRRDRASLMRRAEKIAAALSEAGVDARAQHSSATVGGGGAPGVELASAAVRLPRSFAERLRAGHPPVLARLERGYCLLDLAALDPEHDEVLVGAVREAAP is encoded by the coding sequence ATGGGTGACCCGCGCAGGCGCGTACCGGCCACCGACGACGTCCTCGGCGCCGCCCCGGTGGCGGCGGCCGCCTCCCGCCTCGGCCGCGGCCTGGTGAAGCAGGCGGTGCACGACGCCCAGCGCCGAGCGCGCGCCGGGGAGATCGAGCCCGAGCAGGTGCTCGCCGCGACGCTCGAGGCGCTGCCGCGGTCGGCGTCGGGCATCCGGCCGGTGCTCAACGCGACCGGCGTCGTGCTGCACACCAACCTCGGCAGGGCACCGCTGTCGCAGGCGGCGATCGACGCGGTTCGCGAGGCCGCGGGCACCACCAACGTCGAGCTCGACCTCACGACCGGCGCGCGGGGCAAGCGCGGCGAGTCGGCCCTGGCCGCGCTGCTGGAAGCCGTGCCGGGCGCCGAGGCCGCGCACGTGGTCAACAACGGAGCCGCCGCCCTGGCCCTGGCGGCGACCGCACTGGCGCAGGACCGGGAGATCGTGCTGGCGCGCGGCGAGCTGGTCGAGATCGGCGACGGTTTCCGCATCCCCGAGCTGCTCACCTCCACCGGTGCGCGGCTGCGCGAGGTCGGCGCCACCAACCGGGTCCACCGCGCCGACTACCTCGACGCCGTCGGACCGGAGACCGGCTTCGTCCTCAAGGTGCACCCGTCCAACTTCGTGATCAGCGGCTTCACCTCCTCGGTCCCGGTGGCCGAGCTGAGCGGCCTGGACGTGCCGCTGGTCGTCGACATCGGCTCCGGGCTGCTGCGACCGCACCCCGCGCTGCCCGACGAACCCGACGCGGCGACCACGCTCGCCGCGGGCGCCGACATGGTGATCGCCAGCGGCGACAAGCTCCTGGGCGGGCCGCAGGCCGGCATCGTCCTCGGCCGCGCCGAGCTCGTGCGCGGGCTCGCCCGGCATCCGCTCGCCCGCGCCCTGCGAGTCGGCAAGCTCACGCTCGCCGCGCTGGAGGCCACGCTGCGCGGACCGGACACGCCCGTCGAGAACGCACTGCGCCGGGACCGCGCGAGCCTGATGCGCCGCGCCGAGAAGATAGCCGCGGCGCTGAGCGAGGCAGGTGTCGACGCCCGCGCACAGCACTCGTCGGCGACGGTGGGCGGGGGTGGCGCGCCGGGCGTGGAGCTGGCGAGCGCCGCGGTGCGGCTGCCGCGCTCGTTCGCCGAGCGGCTGCGCGCCGGGCACCCACCGGTGCTGGCGCGGCTCGAACGCGGGTACTGCCTGCTCGACCTGGCCGCCCTGGACCCCGAACACGACGAGGTGCTCGTCGGTGCGGTGCGGGAGGCGGCACCGTGA
- a CDS encoding PDR/VanB family oxidoreductase, which produces MAATFGGEVPPHLHTGRGADPFLRFLARASAGLEWLNRRSSRRRRPAVAVDRDVRVVVDRIRTEAEDVVSLRLRAADGSALPAWQPGAHLDVVLPSGRIRQYSLCGSTADRHHYRIAVRRIADGGGGSREVHDELGEGSALVIRGPRNAFPFITASRYLFVAGGIGITPILPMVCTAAARDADWRLVYTGRSRESMPFLDELAALDPARVWIRSDTEYGVPASGGELLEHAPSDATIYCCGPTPMITGVRIDARRTGNGAVHWERFSAPPVVDGRPFQVELATDGRVLDVPADRSALDVIREARPQVAFSCRQGFCGTCRVKVLSGGVEHRDHVLTGDERAGHMMICVSRAGGDHLVVDL; this is translated from the coding sequence ATGGCCGCCACGTTCGGCGGCGAGGTCCCGCCGCACCTGCACACCGGGCGCGGCGCGGACCCGTTCCTGCGGTTCCTCGCCCGCGCCTCTGCGGGACTGGAATGGCTCAACCGGCGGAGCTCGCGGCGCAGGCGGCCGGCCGTGGCCGTCGACCGGGACGTGCGCGTGGTCGTCGACCGGATCCGCACCGAGGCAGAGGACGTGGTCAGCCTCCGGCTCCGGGCGGCCGACGGTTCGGCGCTTCCCGCGTGGCAGCCGGGCGCGCACCTCGACGTCGTGCTGCCGTCTGGCCGAATCCGCCAGTACTCGCTGTGCGGCAGCACGGCGGACCGCCACCACTACCGGATCGCCGTCCGGCGGATCGCCGACGGCGGCGGTGGTTCCCGCGAGGTCCACGACGAGCTGGGGGAGGGCAGCGCACTGGTGATCCGCGGGCCGCGCAACGCTTTCCCCTTCATCACCGCTTCGCGCTACCTGTTCGTCGCGGGCGGCATCGGGATCACGCCGATCCTGCCGATGGTGTGCACCGCCGCGGCGCGAGACGCCGACTGGCGGCTGGTCTACACCGGAAGGTCGCGGGAGTCGATGCCCTTCCTGGACGAGCTCGCCGCACTCGACCCCGCGCGGGTGTGGATCCGCTCCGACACCGAGTACGGGGTGCCCGCCTCCGGCGGCGAGTTGCTGGAGCACGCGCCCTCGGACGCGACGATCTACTGCTGCGGGCCCACGCCCATGATCACCGGAGTGCGGATCGACGCGCGGCGCACCGGGAACGGCGCGGTGCACTGGGAGCGGTTCTCGGCTCCGCCGGTCGTCGACGGCAGGCCGTTCCAGGTGGAGTTGGCAACCGATGGCCGGGTCCTGGACGTGCCCGCCGACCGCTCCGCTCTTGACGTCATCCGCGAGGCCCGCCCGCAGGTCGCCTTCTCCTGCCGCCAGGGGTTCTGCGGCACCTGCCGGGTGAAGGTCCTCTCGGGCGGGGTCGAGCACCGCGACCACGTGCTGACCGGCGACGAGCGCGCCGGGCACATGATGATCTGCGTGTCCCGGGCCGGTGGCGACCACCTGGTGGTGGATCTGTAG
- a CDS encoding pyridoxamine 5'-phosphate oxidase family protein: MHTEQFVEINSEAELRELVGAPLQRAVDKTRPALHELDRQWLAQSPFCLIATSGADGSCDVSPKGDPAGFTAVLDDRTIAIPDRKGNRRVDGFRNVLANPHVGLIYLLPGRGDTLRINGRARLLRDAPFFDRMAVRGVRPSVALLVEIDEVFHHCSKAFLRSGLWNQETWNGESVPSRARIAKALDTPEASLEELERYYGPDYAKNLY; encoded by the coding sequence GTGCACACCGAGCAATTCGTCGAGATCAACTCCGAGGCCGAGCTGCGCGAGCTCGTCGGCGCGCCGTTGCAGCGGGCGGTGGACAAGACCCGGCCCGCGCTGCACGAGCTGGACCGCCAGTGGCTGGCGCAGTCGCCGTTCTGCCTGATCGCGACCTCCGGCGCGGACGGCTCCTGCGACGTCTCGCCCAAGGGCGACCCGGCCGGTTTCACCGCGGTGCTGGACGACCGGACGATCGCCATCCCCGACCGCAAGGGCAACCGCCGCGTCGACGGGTTCCGCAACGTGCTGGCGAACCCGCACGTCGGGCTCATCTACCTGCTGCCCGGCCGAGGTGACACGTTGCGCATCAACGGCAGGGCCAGGCTCCTGCGCGACGCGCCGTTCTTCGACCGGATGGCGGTCAGGGGAGTCCGGCCGTCGGTGGCGCTGCTGGTGGAGATCGACGAGGTGTTCCACCACTGCTCCAAGGCGTTCCTGCGCTCCGGCCTGTGGAACCAGGAGACCTGGAACGGCGAGTCCGTGCCGTCCCGCGCCCGGATCGCCAAGGCGCTGGATACACCGGAGGCCTCGCTGGAGGAACTGGAGCGCTACTACGGCCCGGACTACGCCAAGAACCTGTACTGA
- a CDS encoding CGNR zinc finger domain-containing protein — MPPGHGIRWSDHHQVPEARVVIFDFLNTLDERTFGGLTPYDELTSPAELDGWLCARDLVSPGTSTDETDFRIALRLREVLRDCAAANRTRERPPEDAMAELGRELPLRAVVGDDGGVGLRPLQDGVRGALARLLADAVRASIDGTWVRIKMCAADNCRNVFYDHSKPRNGRWCASSGCGNRMKTRSYRQRKQGRD; from the coding sequence ATGCCGCCCGGACACGGAATCCGCTGGTCCGACCACCACCAGGTGCCGGAGGCGCGGGTGGTGATCTTCGACTTCCTCAACACGCTCGACGAGCGCACCTTCGGCGGGCTGACCCCGTACGACGAGCTGACCTCACCCGCCGAACTGGACGGCTGGCTCTGCGCCCGCGACCTGGTGTCGCCCGGCACGAGCACCGACGAGACCGACTTCCGGATCGCGCTGCGGCTGCGCGAGGTGCTGCGGGACTGCGCGGCCGCCAACCGGACGCGCGAGCGCCCTCCCGAAGACGCGATGGCCGAACTCGGCCGGGAGCTCCCGCTGCGCGCCGTGGTCGGCGACGACGGCGGCGTTGGCCTGCGGCCCCTCCAGGACGGCGTGCGCGGCGCGCTCGCCCGGCTGCTCGCCGACGCCGTCCGCGCGAGCATCGACGGGACCTGGGTGCGGATCAAGATGTGCGCCGCCGACAACTGCCGGAACGTCTTCTACGACCACTCCAAGCCGCGCAACGGGCGCTGGTGCGCGAGCAGCGGCTGCGGGAACCGGATGAAGACGCGGTCCTACCGCCAGCGCAAGCAGGGACGCGACTGA
- the selD gene encoding selenide, water dikinase SelD: protein MDLEAATTHRLTQYAHGGGCACKIPPGELEAMVSGLAEPHPGLLVGLDGGDDAAAVRVGADGAVLSTADFFTPVVDDPYDWGRIAAANALSDIYAMGGRPVLAINLLCWPREVLPVELAREVLRGGADVARAADCPVAGGHSVDDPEPKYGMAVTGLCDPDALLRNDAGRPGLPLSLTKPLGIGVLNTRHKATGDVFPQAVEAMTGLNAKAAADAVAAGVRCATDVTGFGLLGHLFKLARASGVSAVVDSAAVPYLPGAREALRDGYVSGGTRRNLDWVRPHTDLSAIDEDEALLLADAQTSGGLLVAGEVPGAPVVGELVPRGEHVVTIR, encoded by the coding sequence ATGGACCTCGAAGCTGCGACCACGCACCGGCTCACGCAGTACGCGCACGGAGGCGGCTGCGCCTGCAAGATCCCGCCGGGAGAGCTCGAAGCCATGGTCTCGGGCCTGGCCGAGCCGCACCCGGGTCTGCTGGTCGGTCTGGACGGCGGTGACGACGCCGCGGCCGTGCGCGTCGGCGCGGACGGCGCCGTGCTGAGCACGGCGGACTTCTTCACCCCCGTCGTCGACGACCCCTACGACTGGGGACGGATAGCCGCGGCCAACGCGCTTTCCGACATCTACGCCATGGGCGGGCGTCCGGTCCTGGCGATCAACCTGCTCTGCTGGCCCCGGGAAGTGCTGCCGGTGGAGCTGGCGCGGGAGGTGCTGCGCGGCGGCGCCGACGTCGCCCGCGCGGCGGACTGCCCGGTCGCGGGCGGGCACAGCGTGGACGACCCCGAACCCAAGTACGGCATGGCGGTGACCGGACTGTGCGATCCGGACGCCCTGCTGCGCAACGACGCCGGGCGTCCGGGGCTGCCGCTGTCGCTGACCAAGCCGCTGGGGATCGGCGTGCTCAACACCCGGCACAAGGCGACCGGTGATGTCTTCCCGCAGGCGGTCGAGGCGATGACGGGCCTCAACGCGAAGGCCGCCGCCGACGCCGTGGCGGCCGGGGTGCGCTGCGCGACCGACGTGACCGGCTTCGGACTGCTCGGCCACCTGTTCAAGCTGGCCAGGGCCAGCGGGGTATCGGCGGTGGTCGACTCCGCGGCCGTGCCGTACCTGCCCGGGGCCCGCGAGGCGCTGCGCGACGGCTACGTCAGCGGTGGCACCAGGCGCAACCTGGACTGGGTGCGCCCGCACACCGACCTGTCGGCGATCGACGAGGACGAGGCGCTGCTGCTGGCCGACGCGCAGACCTCGGGTGGTCTGCTGGTCGCCGGTGAGGTCCCGGGTGCTCCGGTCGTCGGGGAGCTGGTGCCGCGCGGCGAACACGTCGTCACGATCCGCTGA